A window of Marinobacter sp. es.042 genomic DNA:
GACATCTTTAACGGAGAGCTGAGTCTGCTTGGAAGCAATCAGCTCGACCAGTTCGGACTTCGTCATGAGGCGTTTCCCTCTTTCATTTTTATTCGGCCGTCGGTTACCGGATTCCCATGACTACCTAGTTTAGCCAAACCAGAAAAAAACACAAAAAAAACGGGCTCTTAGAGCCCGTTTTTTTCATACCAACCGGAGGATTAGTCCTTGTTGGCGTTTTGCTGCTGCATCTGCTCCTTGATGAGATCACCGATGGTGGTCGCACCAGAGGAAGTTTCCGCAGTTTTGGTCCGCACGTTTTCCAGTGCCTGCTTGTCGTCCTCAACATCTTTGGACTTCACAGACAGGTTGATGATGCGGTTCTTGCGGTCGATGCTGATGATCTTCGCTTCAACTTCTTCGCCTTCCTTCAGCGCGTTGCGTGCATCTTCAACACGGTCACGGCTGATTTCAGAGGCTTTCAGTACCGCTTCAACTTCGTCGTTCAGAGCAATGGTAGCTGCCTTGGCATCAACTGCAGACACGGTGCCCTTAACAATGGAGCCCTTGTCGTTCAGCTGAACAAACTCGGCGAACGGATCGCTCTCGAGCTGCTTGATACCCAGGGAGATACGCTCACGCTCCGGATCAACAGACAGGATAACGGTTTCAACTTCGTCACCCTTCTTGTATTCACGAACCGCTTCTTCGCCAGTCTCGTTCCAGCTGATATCAGACAGGTGAACCAGACCGTCGATGCCGCCATCCAGACCGATAAAGATACCGAAGTCAGTGATTGACTTGATCTTACCGGAGATACGGTCGCCCTTGTTGAAGTTGCTGGAGAAATCTTCCCACGGGTTGGATACACATTGCTTGATACCCAGGGAGATACGACGACGTTCTTCGTCGATATCCAGAATCATCACGCCCACTTCGTCGCCTACCTGGACAACCTTGGACGGATGGATGTTCTTGTTGGTCCAATCCATTTCAGATACGTGAACCAGGCCTTCAACACCTTCTTCCAGCTCAGCAAAGCAGCCGTAGTCAGTCAGGTTGGTAACGCGCGCAGTAACCTTGCTGCCTTCCGGGTAACGACCCTTGATATCAACCCAGGGATCTTCGCCCAGCTGCTTCAGGCCGAGGGAGACTCGGTTACGCTCACGATCGAACTTCAGCACCTTGACGCTGATTTCGTCGCCAACATTAACGATTTCGCTCGGATGCTTGATGCGCTTCCAGGCCATATCGGTAATGTGCAGCAGGCCGTCAACACCACCCAGATCCACGAACGCGCCGTAGTCGGTCAGGTTCTTGACGATACCCTTGATTTCCATACCCTCGGTCAGGGTTTCGAGCAGAGCTTCACGCTCAGCACTGTTTTCAGCTTCCAGAACGGCGCGGCGGGAAACAACCACGTTGTTGCGCTTCTGGTCGAGCTTGATAACCTTGAATTCGAGTTCTTTGTTCTCCAGGTGCGCGGTGTCGCGAACCGGACGAACATCAACCAGCGAGCCAGGCAGGAAGGCACGGATGCCGGCCAGATCGACGGTGAAACCACCCTTGACCTTACCGTTGATGATACCTTTAACCACTTCCTCAGCTTCGAAGGACTTCTCGAGTACCTTCCAGGCTTCTGCACGCTTGGCCTTTTCACGGGACAGACGGGTCTCACCGAAGCCGTCTTCAACAGCGTCGAGAGCTACATCGACAACGTCGCCGATAGCAATTTCCAACTCGCCTTTTTCGTTAAGGAACTGGGAGGCGGGGATAACGCCTTCGGACTTCAGTCCGGCGTTAACGGTGACCCAGTCGTTATCGACGTCTACAACGGTTCCCTGGACGATGGAACCCGGTTGCATGTCAATTTCTTTCAGGCTTTCTTCAAAAAGATCCGCAAAGCTCTCGCTCATTATGAGTCCTATATGATCAACGCAAGTGTACTCCGTGCCACCAGCAACACGGTCTGTTAACAAGTTCCGGACTAAGCCTGTGGCTGGCAGATAGCGCTACATCCGGCATTTCAACGACAAAAAGGTGTAGTCAGGCCTGACCTGCTGCGGCCATACACCTGTCCAACACCTTTTCTATACTCAATCCCGTAGAATCAATGACTTGCGCATCATCTGCGGGCTTGAGAGGGGCTGCGGAACGGTTCATATCCCGTTCATCACGAACCCGTATCTCCTCTAAAAGGGCGTCAATATTAACATCGACACCCGCGTCCTTCAACTGGCTATAGCGCCGCTGGGCCCTCTCCTCGGCGCTTGCCGTCAGGAAGATTTTTACCGGTGCATCCGGAAAAACCACCGTTCCCATATCCCGGCCATCGGCCACCAGGCCCGGCGCCTGCCGGAAGTCCCGCTGGCGCTGCAATAGCGCATCCCGAACCGGCTGCATGACTGCCACCTTCGAGGCGTTGTCGCCAGCCGATTCTGTACGTATATCTGCTGTCACGTCCTGACCGGCGAGAATCACTTTTACCGGCTCACCTTCCGGAGTGGGCTCAAAGGCCACATCCAGCCCGGCGGCGACTTTAACCAGGCCGTTCTCGTCATCCAGAGACACGCCCTGGCGAACCGCGGCCAGCGCCGTCAGCCGGTAAAGGGCACCACTGTCAAGAAGATGCCACCCAAGCTTTCGGGCCAGCATCTGGGTGATCGTGCCTTTGCCGGAACCTCCGGGACCATCAACGGTAATCACCGGCGCACTGCTATCAACCATTATTCAGCCCCCTCGGCTGAGATATTGATCCCCGTTCCTTGCGCAAGTTCCACAAAACCGGGGAAAGACGTAGCCACATTGGCACAGTCGTTCACCGTAATGTCACCCGCAGCGCGCAGGGAAGCGACCGCAAAGGACATCGCGATGCGATGGTCTCCATGACTGTTCACGGTACCGCCACCGATGGTCTGACCGCCATCGATAATAATGCCGTCAGGCGTGACGGTGGTCTCGACTCCCAGTGCAGCAAGGCCATCTGCCATCACCTGGATCCGATCGCTTTCCTTGACCCGAAGTTCCTCTGCGCCCCGCAGCACCGTGCGGCCGTTGGCACAGGCCGCGGCAATGAACAGCACCGGGAATTCGTCGATGGCCAAGGGGACCTGATCCTCAGGGATGTCGATACCCTGGAGCTCCGCGGAGCGGACCCGAAGGTCAGCCACCGGCTCACCACCGATTTCGCGCTCGTCCAGAATCTCGATATTGGCGCCCATCTGATTCAGGATGTTGATCACACCAACCCTGGTCGGGTTCATACCAACGTGGCGAAGGATCAGATCGGAGCCCGGGGCAATACTGGCCGCGACGAGGAAAAACGCGGACGACGAAATATCGCCAGGCACATCAATATTGGTCGCCGTCAGTTTGCCGCCACCACTGACACTGGCGGTCGCACCGTCACGGTGAACGTGATAGCCAAAACCCGCGAGCATGCGTTCGGTATGATCACGGGTAGGCGCCGGCTCGGTCACCGATGTACTGCCCTCGGCATAAAGTCCGGCCAGCAGAAGACACGATTTGACCTGGGCGCTGGCCACCGGCATTTCATAGTGAATACCGGACAGCTTCTGGCCACCACGGATTTTCAGTGGCGGGCGCCCCCCTTTTTCGGTATCGATAACGGCGCCCATCGCCCTGAGCGGATCGGCAACCCGCCCCATCGGGCGACCGGAGAGACTCGCATCGCCGGTAAGCTCGGAATCAAAAGGCTGGGCCGCCAGCAAACCGGCGAACAGCCGCATGGCGGTTCCCGAGTTACCCAGATACAGAGGCCCGCGGGGGGCCTGAAGCCCGTGCATGCCAACACCATGGATGCGAACAAAGCCGTCGTCCGGGCCTTCAATAGTGACGCCCATATCCCGGAATGCCTGGAGCGTCGCCAGGCTGTCTTCACCTTCCAGAAACCCTTTCACCTCGGTTACACCGTCTGCCAGAGCACCCAGCATGATGGAACGGTGCGACATTGACTTGTCGCCGGGCACCCGGATATCACCGGTGATCGCGCCACCGGGCTGTAGACGGAACGTTACCTGCTTTTCACTGTTGTTTGTCACGTAAGCCTGTCCTGAGAGCATCTTCGAAAAATGTTCACGCGCCGCCTTGGCGCGACTGAAAACCCGCAACAACGTGGCGCTGTCCTGATTGGCAATGGCAGTGCGCAGTTGTTCGAGGTCGTGGGTAAAGTGGTCAATGACACGAAGAACCGCATCACGGTTCGACAGAAAAATATCGTGCCACATCACCGGATCGCTGGCCGCAATCCGGGTAAAGTCCCTGAAGCCACCGGCGGCGTAGCGGAAGATGTCCATGTTCTCATCTTCACCCGCCAGGGTATCTACGAGGGAGAACGCGATCAGGTGGGGCAAGTGGCTGGTGGCTGCCAGCACCTCATCGTGATACGCCACCGACATGGTCAGCACCGTGGCACCGCATCCCTCCCAGAGCCCTTTCAGGCGAGCCAGGTGGGGCTGGCTGACATTGTCCGGCGGCGTAAGGATGACCTTGTGGTTGGCGAACAACTCGGGATTGGCCGCCCGGATGCCGCTCTTCTCGGAACCGGCAATGGGATGACCGGGAATAACCAGAGGCGACAAGCCGCCGAACACGGCCTCAACATCGGTTACGAAGCTGGATTTGGTACTACCGACATCGGTGAGTATCGCGTCCGGCTCCAGAGCCGGACGAATCTGCTCAAGAACCGCGCGTGTCGCCCTTACCGGAACGGCAAGCACAACGAGGTCCGCGCCACGAACAGCATCAGAAACCGTTGAAGCCGCCTGATCGATCACACCCAACTCTTTGCCGAGTTGCAGTTCCTCAGAGCGATGGTCCGCACCAACAACCGTACCCGCAAGCCCATTGCGACGGATCGCGCAGGCCAGGGAGCCACCGATAAGCCCCAGGCCAATCACCGCTACCCGTTTAAACAGAGGCTCGGAAGACGTCATATCAGTCGCTGAGCCCCGATGCAGTCAGGGCCTGGGCCAGAGCTTCGATAAAGCGCTCATTTTCTTCCGGCAGCCCTACGGACACCCGAAGATGTCTGGGCATGCCATAGCCCGCGATGGGCCGGACAATTACACCGTGTGCGAGCAGAGCCTGGTAAACGCCCATGGCCTGCTCCCCCACTTCCACGGCAACGAAGTTCCCGGCCGACGGAATGTAACCGAGCCCCATCCGGTCAAATGCCTCCTGCAACTGACGCAGACCGGCTGTATTCACATCCCGCGAACGCTCGAGGTAATCCTCATCTTCGAGCACAGCCGTGGCGGCAGACAGGGCAACGGTATCCACGTTGAACGGCTGACGCACCCGGTTAAGAATGTCTGCAATGGCCGGCGAGGAGATGCTGTAACCTACCCGCAGAGCCGCCAGCCCCCAGGCTTTGGAGAACGTGCGGCAAACGATGAGATTCGGGAAACGGGCCAACAGCTCGACACCATCCGGGTATTGATCACCGGTCAGGTATTCACAGTAGGCTTCATCCAGAACCACAAGCACGTTCTCGGGAATTTTCTTCAGGAACGCTTCAATGGCGTCCGCCGTATGAACGGTACCCGTCGGGTTGTTCGGGTTGGCGACAAACACGAGACGAGTGCGATCGGTAACCGCTGCGGCCATGGCGTCCAGATCGTGCCCCCATTCCCGGGCTGGCACGGACACACCCCTGGCACCGATGGCCTGGGTCACCAGCGGGTAGACGGCGAACGCGTACTGGGAGAACACCACCTCGGAATCTGCATCGGCGAAGCAACGGGTAATCACTTCCAGTACATCGTTGGAGCCGTTACCAAGGGTAATCTGATCCATCCCGACGTTCAGACGCTTCGAAAGCGCCTGCTTCAGGTTGAATCCGTTGCCATCGGGATACAGACAAAGCTCGGAGAGGGCCTGCCGCGCCGCCGACATCGCTTTTTCGCTGGGCCCCAGCGGGTTTTCGTTGCTCGCCAGCTTGATGATTTCTGCCGGATTGAGGCCAAGCTCACGGGCCAGCTCTTCAATCGGCTTGCCCGGCTGATAGGGTGAGAGGGCCTGTACGCCGCGAACCGCCAGGCTCTGGTAATCAATAGCCATAAATCGTCCTCGACACTCTTTGCTCAGAAACGCAGGTGGAGATACTTACAGAACGCCAATCGGATAGGAACCCAGGCGTTTGAGCTCAACGGCCTCTTCATCCACTTCTGCCAGCACCTTCCGGACCTGCTCATCTTCCATGTGTCCCTCGAAATCGATGTAGAACACATAGGCCCAGGTGCCACTTGGCGAGGGCCGCGTTTCGATTCTGGTCAGGCTGAGCCCGTGACGATGGAAAGGCTCGAGGAGCTGATACAGAGCCCCCGGCTTGTTGCGCATGGACACCAGGATAGACGACTTGTCGTGGCCACTGGCCGGCACTTCCTCCCGGCCAATGATCAGGAAGCGGGTGGTATTGTCCGGGCGATCCTCAATGCTGTTCGCCAGCATCTCCAGACCATAGAGCTCTGCCGCCATATCACCGGCAATGGCCGCCGTGCCGGGCTCCTCGGCTGCGCGCCGGGCCGCTTCCGCATTGCTGGAGACGGTAACCCGCTCGATGCCGTAGCGGTGGGTGTCCAGCCATTGCCGGCATTGGGCAAACGATTGCTGATGGGAATAAATCCGGGTGATTTCCTGGTCGCCGCGCTTCGGAGACACAAGCAGGTGATGGTGAATCCGCAGCTGAACCTCGCCGCAGATCTTCAGCGGCGAGGACATGAACATATCCAGGGTGTGGTTGATCATACCCTCGGTCGAGTTCTCGACCGGCACCACGCCGTAATGGGCAGCGCCGGATTCGACCTCCCGGAATACCGCATCAATGGCCGGCAAAGGCACGCTGACCACCGAGTGACCAAAATGCTTGAGCGCTGCCGCCTGTGTGAACGTGCCAATCGGACCCAGGAATGCAATGTGCATGGGCTTTTCCAGCGCCAGGCAGGCGGACATGATTTCCCGGAACAGACGGGCCATTTCCTCACCCGACAGCGGCCCCGGATTCTGTTCCTTGATGCGGCGAAGCACCTGGGCCTCACGCTCGGGGCGATAGAAAAAGACGTCCTGCCCCGGATTGGCGGTCATTTTAACGTGCGCCACTTCCTGGGCACAGGCGGCCCTGGCACTGATCAGCTCCATGATCTTCTGATCAAGCTGATCGATCTGGTCCCGCAGCTCTCCGAGCCGAACCTGCTCATCACTCATGATCAGCCACGCTCCTTCGCAAATTCGGTCATGTAGTCAATCAGCGCATCGACACCGGCTTCTGGCATCGCGTTGTAGATGCTCGCACGCATCCCGCCAACCGAACGGTGGCCGGCCAGGTTCAGCAGGCCACGGGCATTGGCACCCTTCAGGAATTCACCATTCAGGGCATCATCCGCCAGCGTGAATGGCACGTTCATCCAGGAGCGGAACCGCGGGTCGATCGGGTTGGCGTAGAACTCGTTGGTATCGATGAAATCGTAGAGCTTGCGGGCCTTGCGCAGGTTGATCTCACCCATGGCCTTCACACCGCCCTGCTCTTTCAGCCACTTGAACACCAGACCGGCCAGGTACCAGGAGTAGGTCGCCGGCGTGTTGTACATGGAGCCGTTATCTGCAATCACCTGATAATTCATCATGGTCGGGGTCTCCTTGCGGGCCTTGCCCAGGAGATCCTTGCGGATAATGACCACCACCAATCCCGAGGGACCGATGTTCTTCTGGGCACCGGCATAGATCACACCGAACCTGGAGACGTCCACCGGCCTGGACAGCATAGATGAGGACATGTCGGCAACCAGCGGCGCGCCCGGGCTATCCGGAATAAAACCGAATTCCAGGCCACCGATGGTCTCGTTGGGCGTGTAGTGCAGATACGCCGCGTCGGCACTGGTCTGCCAGGAAGATTGATCCGGAATCGTGGTAAAGCCACTGTCTTCCGAACTCGCCACCACGTTCACCTTGCCATAGCGACTGGCCTCGGCAATGGCCTTCTTGGACCAGATGCCAGTATTCACATAGTCCGCAGAGCCCTTTTCGCCCAGCAGATTCAGAGGAATGGTGGAAAACTGGCTGGACGCTCCACCCTGCATGAAAAGAACCGCGTAGTCGTCCGACACGCCGGCCAGTTCACGCAGATCTTTTTCTGCAGTTTCGGCAATCTGGACAAACTCGTCGCTGCGATGGCTCATTTCCATCACCGACATGCCGGTACCGCGCCAGTCGAGCATTTCATCCCGCGCCTGACGAAGCACGCTCTCCGGCAAGGTGGCCGGACCTGCACAAAAGTTATACGCCCTGCTCATGTTGCTGCTTTCTCTCAAGTCTTGCTGAATCTGTCTGTGGCAAGTGCCGGCTTATTCGTCGCCGGCACTCTCGCCTTCTTGGCCTTCTTGGCCTTCTTCCGGGCTCTCGTCGGCAACAATCGGATTGCCTTCACTGTCGAGCTCTTCGTCGTCGGTTTCCGCAATCCGCTCAACGCCAACCAGCCGCTCGTCTTCCTGGCTCAGCTTGATCAGGCGCACGCCCTGGGTGTTCCGGCTAAGAACCGACACTTCGTCTGTCCGGGTACGCACGAGCGTGCCCTTGTCAGAGATCAGCATCATTTCGTCACCGTCGAACAGCTGCAGGGCTGTCACCAGGTTACCGTTACGCTCGGAGCACTGCATGGCGATAACGCCCTGGCTGCCA
This region includes:
- the serC gene encoding 3-phosphoserine/phosphohydroxythreonine transaminase, which codes for MSRAYNFCAGPATLPESVLRQARDEMLDWRGTGMSVMEMSHRSDEFVQIAETAEKDLRELAGVSDDYAVLFMQGGASSQFSTIPLNLLGEKGSADYVNTGIWSKKAIAEASRYGKVNVVASSEDSGFTTIPDQSSWQTSADAAYLHYTPNETIGGLEFGFIPDSPGAPLVADMSSSMLSRPVDVSRFGVIYAGAQKNIGPSGLVVVIIRKDLLGKARKETPTMMNYQVIADNGSMYNTPATYSWYLAGLVFKWLKEQGGVKAMGEINLRKARKLYDFIDTNEFYANPIDPRFRSWMNVPFTLADDALNGEFLKGANARGLLNLAGHRSVGGMRASIYNAMPEAGVDALIDYMTEFAKERG
- a CDS encoding bifunctional prephenate dehydrogenase/3-phosphoshikimate 1-carboxyvinyltransferase, which encodes MTSSEPLFKRVAVIGLGLIGGSLACAIRRNGLAGTVVGADHRSEELQLGKELGVIDQAASTVSDAVRGADLVVLAVPVRATRAVLEQIRPALEPDAILTDVGSTKSSFVTDVEAVFGGLSPLVIPGHPIAGSEKSGIRAANPELFANHKVILTPPDNVSQPHLARLKGLWEGCGATVLTMSVAYHDEVLAATSHLPHLIAFSLVDTLAGEDENMDIFRYAAGGFRDFTRIAASDPVMWHDIFLSNRDAVLRVIDHFTHDLEQLRTAIANQDSATLLRVFSRAKAAREHFSKMLSGQAYVTNNSEKQVTFRLQPGGAITGDIRVPGDKSMSHRSIMLGALADGVTEVKGFLEGEDSLATLQAFRDMGVTIEGPDDGFVRIHGVGMHGLQAPRGPLYLGNSGTAMRLFAGLLAAQPFDSELTGDASLSGRPMGRVADPLRAMGAVIDTEKGGRPPLKIRGGQKLSGIHYEMPVASAQVKSCLLLAGLYAEGSTSVTEPAPTRDHTERMLAGFGYHVHRDGATASVSGGGKLTATNIDVPGDISSSAFFLVAASIAPGSDLILRHVGMNPTRVGVINILNQMGANIEILDEREIGGEPVADLRVRSAELQGIDIPEDQVPLAIDEFPVLFIAAACANGRTVLRGAEELRVKESDRIQVMADGLAALGVETTVTPDGIIIDGGQTIGGGTVNSHGDHRIAMSFAVASLRAAGDITVNDCANVATSFPGFVELAQGTGINISAEGAE
- the cmk gene encoding (d)CMP kinase, with the translated sequence MVDSSAPVITVDGPGGSGKGTITQMLARKLGWHLLDSGALYRLTALAAVRQGVSLDDENGLVKVAAGLDVAFEPTPEGEPVKVILAGQDVTADIRTESAGDNASKVAVMQPVRDALLQRQRDFRQAPGLVADGRDMGTVVFPDAPVKIFLTASAEERAQRRYSQLKDAGVDVNIDALLEEIRVRDERDMNRSAAPLKPADDAQVIDSTGLSIEKVLDRCMAAAGQA
- the rpsA gene encoding 30S ribosomal protein S1 translates to MSESFADLFEESLKEIDMQPGSIVQGTVVDVDNDWVTVNAGLKSEGVIPASQFLNEKGELEIAIGDVVDVALDAVEDGFGETRLSREKAKRAEAWKVLEKSFEAEEVVKGIINGKVKGGFTVDLAGIRAFLPGSLVDVRPVRDTAHLENKELEFKVIKLDQKRNNVVVSRRAVLEAENSAEREALLETLTEGMEIKGIVKNLTDYGAFVDLGGVDGLLHITDMAWKRIKHPSEIVNVGDEISVKVLKFDRERNRVSLGLKQLGEDPWVDIKGRYPEGSKVTARVTNLTDYGCFAELEEGVEGLVHVSEMDWTNKNIHPSKVVQVGDEVGVMILDIDEERRRISLGIKQCVSNPWEDFSSNFNKGDRISGKIKSITDFGIFIGLDGGIDGLVHLSDISWNETGEEAVREYKKGDEVETVILSVDPERERISLGIKQLESDPFAEFVQLNDKGSIVKGTVSAVDAKAATIALNDEVEAVLKASEISRDRVEDARNALKEGEEVEAKIISIDRKNRIINLSVKSKDVEDDKQALENVRTKTAETSSGATTIGDLIKEQMQQQNANKD
- the pheA gene encoding prephenate dehydratase — translated: MSDEQVRLGELRDQIDQLDQKIMELISARAACAQEVAHVKMTANPGQDVFFYRPEREAQVLRRIKEQNPGPLSGEEMARLFREIMSACLALEKPMHIAFLGPIGTFTQAAALKHFGHSVVSVPLPAIDAVFREVESGAAHYGVVPVENSTEGMINHTLDMFMSSPLKICGEVQLRIHHHLLVSPKRGDQEITRIYSHQQSFAQCRQWLDTHRYGIERVTVSSNAEAARRAAEEPGTAAIAGDMAAELYGLEMLANSIEDRPDNTTRFLIIGREEVPASGHDKSSILVSMRNKPGALYQLLEPFHRHGLSLTRIETRPSPSGTWAYVFYIDFEGHMEDEQVRKVLAEVDEEAVELKRLGSYPIGVL
- the hisC gene encoding histidinol-phosphate transaminase, with the translated sequence MAIDYQSLAVRGVQALSPYQPGKPIEELARELGLNPAEIIKLASNENPLGPSEKAMSAARQALSELCLYPDGNGFNLKQALSKRLNVGMDQITLGNGSNDVLEVITRCFADADSEVVFSQYAFAVYPLVTQAIGARGVSVPAREWGHDLDAMAAAVTDRTRLVFVANPNNPTGTVHTADAIEAFLKKIPENVLVVLDEAYCEYLTGDQYPDGVELLARFPNLIVCRTFSKAWGLAALRVGYSISSPAIADILNRVRQPFNVDTVALSAATAVLEDEDYLERSRDVNTAGLRQLQEAFDRMGLGYIPSAGNFVAVEVGEQAMGVYQALLAHGVIVRPIAGYGMPRHLRVSVGLPEENERFIEALAQALTASGLSD